Within Bacteroidales bacterium, the genomic segment GGAATGCTGATCATGTCGGGAAATCTTAATCCTGATAAAGGCAACTTCGAATTTTCAGCCACTTCCATCCACCATGAAACGGACGAGTTAATGCCGTTGTAAAACTCTATTTCCCCTTGTGGTTTATCCATCGCAACAACAATTCCACGGAAGTATGCTTCAGCCATAATGAAATGAGTTTCAGCCCCGGTGTATAAAATAATGGGCATGAAGTCTTCATCGCGGATCAGGAAATAATTGAATGGGGAATAAATGCAGGCTTCGCCTTTGATTAGAAAGGCTCCGTCCTGATCGCGGTGCGAGTCGTAGGGGATTCCGCCTGAAGAAGGTGTGCCGACATCGGGAATCTGTGGATAGGCAATCCACCGGTTGGTATTGTCGGTTTCAAAGAAAATATACGCTCTTGGGTCGAAAATACTACTGCCATCTATATTGTTGTCAGCCGAAAGTTGTTGCCAAATGTTCGAACCCATTCTCAGATTATTGTGTTCGCGAAATGACCAGTTAAGGCTCTCATTCTTAAAGCCAGTTGCAGAAGGCCATAAACATGCGCTTTCAAGCACAGGTGTAATAAAGTCATAGCCCAGGAAAACCGGTTTGTTGTTTTCAATAATTTCTTTGATTATTGCGCCTGCAATTTCTGGCTCTTTTTCCGACATACGCATCGCATGCCTCAACCTGAGCGAGTTTGTGAGTTTTTTCCACATGAGCATATCGCCTTTAAAAAGCAGATCAAAGCTTTTGAAAGTGGTAAACGGATGTTCTACGGCAGCCGTTTCATCAATGTTCTCATCGGCCCATTTTAAGTCTTCCAGCAAGCCCAGGTAAATGTCGTGTTGACTGTCGTACTTAGGTCGCAACAGACTGAGATCATGAAAACCGTATCCGGCTTCGCTGAATGGGATGTCGCCAAAAAAATCGGTGACTTTAAAAGTCTTAATCGCCAGCAAAATCTTCAGCACGGCTTTCATATTGATCACCGAAGGCGTTTCCTCATATTTTTCGAATCGTTTTTCAAGCTCCCTGATTTCCGGCAGTACCCGGTAGTAATTGCTCCAGATGTCTTCAGTACCAAGCGTGAAATTGCCCCAGGCTTCCCGTGTGAGTGCAGCAAGTTGCGTTTGTTTATAAAGGATTTCATTGTTGATGTAAAACTGCTCGTTCCCTCCGGGTTGCACTGATTTGATCACGTTGTTGAACAAAGCGCCATCGCTTGCCGTGGTAAATCCATGCGGGTTGGTATTGATTTCCTCAAAATCTTTGGTGCACGAACCCAGCAGCATAGTTGCAAGCAGAAATGCTATCAGAGGAAGGTGTTTTGTTTTATTCATAGTTTTTAATAGTTCGATGTTCGGGGTTCAGTCTTCAAAGTTCAAAGTTCAAGGTTCAAAGCCCCAAGCCCTAAGCTCCAAGTTCCAAGCCCCAAGCCCCAAGAAAAGACAAATACACTAATATTGACCATTAAACTAATTAACAAATTCACCAATTTTAACTTTTTAACAACTCCATCACTCCATCACTCCAATACTCCATCACTCCCATTCTGCCCGTCTCTAAGTCCCTTCGTCTCTCAGGCTCACTTTCTCACTTTCTCACATTCTGATCTTCTCATCTTCTCATCTTCCATAAACCATTGCTTTACTAATCAAAACCCCGCGCTAACCCCAACTACAAAGCTCCGTGTTCCCGGGAACGAAGCCCATTCAAATCCCTGTGCATTTCCTGAGCCCATAATTCCTTCCGGGTTGATTTTATCGGGTAGGGTCGTATAAAAATAAAACAGATCACGGCCTGTTAACGTTAGGGTCAGATTTTGAAAAACCCTTGTTGATGCTGCCATTTTTTGTGGGAGTGTGTATGCCAGTGAAACTTCACGCATTTTTACCCAGGTGTTTTCAATAATGCCGGGAGTGGAGATAATCTTGCCCCACCCGCCGGCATTAGGCAGGTACTTGTAGTAATAGTGAACCACTGTATTATTGGGAGTTCCATCCTCATGAACCCCTTCGAGTATTATTC encodes:
- a CDS encoding SusD/RagB family nutrient-binding outer membrane lipoprotein, producing MNKTKHLPLIAFLLATMLLGSCTKDFEEINTNPHGFTTASDGALFNNVIKSVQPGGNEQFYINNEILYKQTQLAALTREAWGNFTLGTEDIWSNYYRVLPEIRELEKRFEKYEETPSVINMKAVLKILLAIKTFKVTDFFGDIPFSEAGYGFHDLSLLRPKYDSQHDIYLGLLEDLKWADENIDETAAVEHPFTTFKSFDLLFKGDMLMWKKLTNSLRLRHAMRMSEKEPEIAGAIIKEIIENNKPVFLGYDFITPVLESACLWPSATGFKNESLNWSFREHNNLRMGSNIWQQLSADNNIDGSSIFDPRAYIFFETDNTNRWIAYPQIPDVGTPSSGGIPYDSHRDQDGAFLIKGEACIYSPFNYFLIRDEDFMPIILYTGAETHFIMAEAYFRGIVVAMDKPQGEIEFYNGINSSVSWWMEVAENSKLPLSGLRFPDMISIPGNLGAATVLNRFGFWNTTSDEEKLRFIYTQRWLDAFRQPAEAYALSRRTRLTPFEGEPISHYRLPYPPSEAESNSANWSEAIANQGGDATGVKIWWTP